From Simkaniaceae bacterium, a single genomic window includes:
- the secG gene encoding preprotein translocase subunit SecG: MSFLFYLLLTLFLIVAFLLSFVVLIQESKSMGLGSAFGSDNGSSVFGTATADVLKSFTGWMAVVFASLCIILSIWSAAGTQNYMPVPTVIEQASGE, translated from the coding sequence ATGTCATTTTTATTTTATTTGCTCCTCACTCTTTTTTTAATCGTTGCATTCCTTTTATCATTTGTGGTGCTGATTCAGGAGAGCAAAAGTATGGGACTGGGATCAGCTTTTGGGTCAGATAACGGCTCCTCCGTATTTGGGACGGCTACGGCTGACGTTCTAAAAAGTTTTACGGGTTGGATGGCAGTTGTCTTTGCTTCCTTGTGTATTATTCTTTCAATCTGGTCCGCCGCAGGAACTCAAAACTATATGCCTGTGCCTACTGTTATTGAGCAAGCAAGTGGGGAGTAG
- the def gene encoding peptide deformylase translates to MVKLPLCYFGHPVLRKKCAELKEITDEIRTLVDNLKETISPPYDVGISAPQVGKPIRLFITNVIGEDENWHPLFGEPQVFINPVLSDPSDTRICVPEGCLSIPGVYGDVWRPESITIEAMDIEGNLFKERATGYRARVIMHENDHINGVLFIDRLDPKDRRRIEHSLQAIKRKYRS, encoded by the coding sequence GTGGTCAAACTTCCTCTTTGTTATTTTGGCCACCCGGTGCTCCGCAAAAAATGTGCTGAGCTCAAAGAGATAACAGATGAAATTAGAACATTGGTGGATAATCTAAAAGAGACTATTTCGCCTCCTTACGATGTCGGAATTTCTGCCCCACAGGTTGGCAAGCCTATCCGTCTCTTCATCACAAATGTCATTGGCGAAGATGAGAACTGGCACCCCCTTTTTGGTGAGCCTCAAGTCTTTATTAATCCGGTCCTCTCTGATCCGAGCGACACTCGCATCTGTGTTCCGGAAGGATGTTTGTCGATCCCGGGTGTTTATGGCGATGTTTGGCGTCCTGAATCTATTACGATTGAAGCCATGGATATCGAGGGCAATCTCTTCAAAGAAAGGGCAACAGGCTACCGTGCCCGCGTGATCATGCATGAAAATGATCATATTAACGGCGTCCTTTTTATTGATCGACTCGATCCCAAAGATCGACGCCGCATCGAACACAGCCTTCAAGCGATCAAACGCAAATACCGCTCTTAG